The Armatimonadota bacterium genomic interval GTCGGTGCCGCAGCCATAGCACATCTTCGGATTGCCCACCAGCTCCATTGAGCGCCTCTTTCCCTGCGGATTTCCACCGGATCACCGGCTGCAGGTTCTAGCCCGCATCCGCGTGAATATTGACCGCCACGCGGCGGGTGCGCGGGCCGTCGAACTCGCACAGGTAGATCCCCTGCCAGGCGCCGAGCACGAGCGCGCGGTCTTGAAACAGCACGGTCTGACAGCACCCCATCAGGCTCGCTTTGACGTGGGCCGGGGAGTTGCCCTCGCCGTGGCTGTAGCGCGCACCGTCAGGCGCCATGCGCTCCAGCGCCGCCAGCAGGTCCGCCCCCACCGCGGGGTCGGCGTTCTCGTTGATGGTGATGCCCGCGGTCGTGTGGGGGACGAACACGTGCACAACCCCGCTGGCGGCGCCGGATTCGCGCACCGCGGACGCGACCTGTTCGGTGATCTCCACCAGCTGCGCGCGGGCGCGCGTCGAGACGGTGAATTGATGTGTCACTGCGGCCTCCAGGTTCAGCGGCGTCGGAGCCGTCGCATCGCATCGCCCGCCGCCTCCATGGAACCCCGCAAGGCGTTCGCCACCAGCTCCCGGGGGGGACGTGCGGCGGGCTCCGGCAGCTGCGGCACGAATACGGCAAGGTGGATCACCCGCATGACGGTTGAGACCAGGAACACCACGTGCAGGTTCACGACCTTAAACCCGCCGATGGTCGTCTGCCAACCCGCCAGCGACTGCGCGATCACGCCGCCCACGATCGGCGCCGCCGCTCCCACCAGCCCCGCGACCAGGGCGACCCCTGCCAGGTAGGCGCTGCGCTTGGTCTCGGGCGTCATGGCGAACAGTAAGTTGACCTCGGTGACGCCCACGACCCCAGTCACCACTCCCGCGAGCACGGCGGCGGCGGTGAGCAGCAAGTGGCTGTCGTGCCCGGCCCCGCCGAACATCAGCGGCAAGGGGATGGCGAGCAAGGTCGCAACCGTCAGCACCGGCCGGTTGCCATAGTAGCTGATCTGGCGTCCGATGGCGGTCCCCAGCACCGCCGCCAGCAGCAGCGGGATCACCAGCAGGTAGAGATTGGTATAGAACTTGCCCAGCCCGACCCGTTCCAGCAGGTAGAGGGTCAGGAACTGCCCCATAATGGCGTAGCTGGCGGCGCTCGAGCCCGCATAATAGAGATAGCGGCGGAAAGCCGGGTCGCGCCAGGGCACGGTCAAGATGGTGAGCAGCGGCGTCGGCCGCGAGGGGCGCGCCTCGTAGCGACGGGGGACGAACAAGAACATGGCGATGTCAATCGTGCCCATGACCGCCGCGAAGCCGAAGACGGCGAAAAAGGTGGCGTAGGAGCTGTTCCAGTCCAGCACCCTGCCCGCCACCAGGGCGGTGATCATGCCGCTAACGGTGGCGAGGCGGAACCGGGCGCCGAAGAAGCGCGCGCGGAGGCGCTGGGGGATTACATGCGCCATCCAGCTGACCCAGGCGGGGCTGCCTATCGAGCCCAAGGTCGAGGACAGCAACGTCAAGCACAGCAGCCCCCACAGTCTCCAGACGCCATGGCCGGCGGGAATCAGGAACGGCAGCGCCCCGACCAGGATCCACAGCGGACGCTGGAGCAAGCCGGCGGTCAGGAATATGAGCTTGCGACGGCCGGTGCGCTCGATGAAGTATGATGACGCAACTTGCCCCATCACCCCCAACACCGCGGCCGCCGACAGAAAGCCCAGCACCAGTGGGCTCGCGCCCAGGCGCACCGCAAAGGCGGTGTAGGGCGCGCCCTGCACCGCGTTGAACCAGCACGCACCGAAGACCCCCCACGACACCAGGACGAGCGTGAGGTCGGTGCGCAACCGCGCGGCGGAGTCCGGGCTCGGTGCAGTCTCGTTGGGTTCGGACACAGGTGCAGCGCCTGTTCCCATAATGGCGAGGGATAAGAGCAGGTTAGGTCCTGCTTGGGGAAACGTTGGTTAACACAACTTCCAAGGGCGGACCTAACTACAGAGCAGTATGCAGCAAGCGCGGAGGAATCGTCAAGCGGTGCCGGATCGGGAGCGGGCAGTAGTAGTGGGGATTGATATCAGCAAGCGGTGGGTGGACTACGGGCGACCCAAGACGGCACGGGGTTTGCGCAGTTCGAGGCATATCTGGCCGCACTGCGCCAACACGAACATGAGGTGTGGGTGGGGCTGGAGCCGACCGGCGCCCAGCGGCGGCCGCCCCCACCCTTGACAGCGCGCGGGGCAGGAGCTATGCTGTGACTAGAGAAATGACGCAGCGAAGAGCGCGCGATTGAAGGTCGTGCACGTCATATTCGAGCGGCGGCATGAGGCGGAGGTGATCGGCCTGTTGCATCGCCAGATTGCAGTGCTCGACTATGCGCGTCTCGACGGCGTGGCGGTTGCGCGCGAGGTGGAGCGCCCGGGTCGCCGCGCCTACCGCAGCGATGATCACAACAGCCTGATCATCGTGGTCTGTGCTGACGAGATCGCGGACCGCATCCTGCAAGGAGTGAGGGGTCTGCGGCAGCGCGTGGAGCAAGGGGTGCGCGCGTACTCGATGTCGGCGCAGGAGGCGGCCTGAAGTGGCCTCCTGCTCGGATTATTGGCCGGGACAAGGGCCCCACCAGATAGCGGAGCGGAGGGGCCTAACATATCGGCCGCAGTTGCAGCGTCCCGGCCCCTGCGGCTGCCGGCCCGTATGGCCGGCCCGGTCGCGGGGCCCGGGTTGCGCCTGAGCCTGCACGGAGGTGATCTTCCATGCCCGACAAGGCACATACCACCAAGCGCGAAGACAAGAAGAAGCCGGCCAAGAGCATCAAGGAGAAGCGACGGGAGAAGAGGAACAAGAAGCAGCAGTCGGTGCTCGGAGGTTGAGGCCGCCTCGGCCGGGATGTCACGGGCGGGGGCGCCCATGCTCCAATCATCCTCTCCTGGCCGCCGCGCCCGCGCCATGGAGCCTGGCCGCCTCGGCCGGGATGTCACGGCAGAACGTCGGTTCGCGTCACCTGCGCAAGAATACCGACCACGGCGCTTGACAACCGGCGCGATTCGCAATATATTTTCTATCGGAAGGATTACTGCCTACGCCGCAGAATCCCACCCAATAGAAGAACGAGTAAGGCGCCCTCCCGATGGGTATATTGCGAGGTGCGAGTCGGTGTTACACCACAAGGCCCCGGCAGCGGGGGCAGGAGGAACTAAGCGTTGAAAAAGCAGGTGAGCCCCATCGTCACGGTAATCGTGATCCTCGTCGTGGTGGTCATCGTCGCGATGCTGTGGATCTACTTCGGCAACCCGCGGGAAGAGTACTTCCCGGATCGCCCCGGCCAGGAGCGAGGCCAGGAACCCGTCGAGCCAGAGGGTGCCGCACCGGCTCCGGGTGGCGCAGGAAATGTTGAGACCCCGCCAGGCGGCTGAGTCGCAGCCCCGTGACATTGCCCGCAGGCAGGCGGCGCGGGGTGACGTGTAGCGTATGACCGCTTCTGGCGAGGCGGAGATTTGAAAAGGCCGTCGGCACGGGACGCAGCCCGCGTCGAAGCGAATGTGAGCGACCGGTGGCGGGTGCGGGGAGGCGCCGCACGAAAGCCGGGCCATTGGAGCACCGACGGAGGATGTCATTCTGAGCCAGAGGCGAAGAATCTTGGAAGTGGCTATCATCCGAGACAAGATCCTTCGCTGCGCTCAGGATGACAGTTATGCGGCTAACGGTTACGACATACCAGGGTATGCTGGGCCGGAAGGGAGGTGAAGGTACGCGATCGGCCCGAGGAACTGACTTCTTAGCTTGCACTGCCCCCGGCCGCATCGGGTCGGGTGGCAGAGGCGGAAAGCGTTCGCATGAACTCTAAGGAGGCAACTTGAACATGCGAAGGAATCGCGGTTTTACCTTGATCGAGTTGCTGGTCGTGATTGCGATCATCGCAATCTTGGCGGCAATTCTGTTCCCCGTGTTCGCCCGAGCGCGGGAAGCGGCCCGCAAGGCCACTTGTCTGTCCAACGTCAGGCAGATCACCTTGGCGTGCCTGATGTATGCCAACGACTATGATGACTGCCTGCCGGCGGCGGACGCCAACCAGATGAGCGGGCAGGCCCACGTGCTCACCCGCTCCCCGGTGGCGATTGCGCCGCTGACCGCGCCGCTGGTTGACGTCACCACGGACCCGGGGCGTGTCCGCGACAAGCTGTGGGGTGCCTACCGGGGCGAGTTCCTGGGCCACTATGTGTACCCGACCGACGCCCAGTACATCGGGACTCCCCGGCATCCAATCATGGGCAACCCGTACGCCTGGGGCAAGTGGGTTCTCCCTGACCTGTTGCGCCCGTACATGAAGAACATCCAGATCTTCAACTGCCCGACCCTGTCCAAGAAGGATCCGTGGCAGTTATGCGGGTTCGTGGTTCAGGCCGCGACCGTTCCCATCATCCCCGGCGTCAACAAGTGCATGTGGGACGGTTGTTACACCTATGCCTGCCTGCACCACGACTACGGCACACTGGGCAGCCATTACGACCTGGGAGACGGCTGCAGCGGCACCTGGAACCAGGCCTGTGGTTACGAGGCCCATGACATAGACGGCTACACCCAGCCAGCGGGCCCGTCGAGCTGGTACCCGTACCGCAACATTAACTGTGGCAACTACAAATGGCTGTTCGACCGGGCCAGGGTGCTGGGCATCCTGCCTGCAGGCCCCTCGCCGACGACTGACCAGTACTACAGGCCCTATGAGTACGCGCCTTGCAGTATACAGCTTGGCTACTTCGACGATCCGGCTGCCAAGCCGCTGGTATGGTGCGACGCGATCAGCGTCCACGAGGGCTACAGCGTGGCGTACGGCATGACGCACCAGGAGCCCTCGACCGACCCGCCTGGACCGAACCCGGCCTTGCCGTGGTCAACCGCGACCAACAACGTGGGTTTGGCCCCGAACATCCACACCGCGAGGCCGGTCGGCTTCGTGGATGGTCACGCCAAGTACGTGAACCAGACCTTCTACGACTACCTGAGGTACCTGTTCCGGCCGAATGCCGAGGGCGATGGAGACATACGCTCGTTCTAGCCGGTCCTGAGTGACGGACAGTCGCGAGGCATCTGGTAACCGTCGAGATGCCGAGCAGGTTCTCGACCCGCCCCGACGACCATCGGGGCGGGTCGGCTTTTCCCCCTCCGACGGGTGTGACCGCTTTTCGTTGGTGGAGTTGACCGGAGAGGTGGCGCCATGCATCCCACGTGGAGCATAGGCGCCCTCGCCTGTGTCATCTGGCGACCCGACGAGGCGGGTCGCCCACACGGCCGGGGCGGCCATGCTCCATGGGTTGAGCCTCATCCCAATAGGCTCGTAGTCGCGCATTTGGATGTGGCCCAACCGCCCTCGGTGGCTAGGTCGCAAGCGACCGCCACGTCCCTAGGTCCCGACTTCGTCGGGCCGGGATGGCGGCGGCTACTAGCCGCCTAGCCAGCGGCCAACGGCCTAGCCGCTGTGAAGGGGGCGCACGCCGTGCGCCCCTACAGGTTCTCGCGACCGATCCCAACTTTCCGCGGTCACACCCCGGCAGGGGCCGTTGGACGAGCGCCCGCGGGTGCGGTATAATCAGGATCATCGCGGCCTGGCACCGGCATCGCCCGCTCGGCGCCTTGCGCCCCCGTAGCTCAGCGGATAGAGCGAGGGCGTCCTAAGCCCTGCGTCGCCCGTTCGATTCGGGCCGGGGGCGCCATTTTTCCCGCGATGTCGCGGCCACCGCGCGGGCACGCGCCGCCAACGGTGGCTGAATGCTTGCCCCGCCCGGACGAGGGTAGCTCGACGTGAGGTGGGCGCGGATCCGAGCAGCCGACGACCTGCCGCCGTCGCTGGAGCCGCAGCGCCGGCGGGCGGAACGTGCGCTGGGCATGCGGGTGTGGGTGCGCGGCGTGCGCAGGCAAGGCCACTCCTTCCGCGGCCGCGCCGTGCGCCGCCGGGGCTGGGTGGTGGTCGAGTACCAGTTGGCCGAGGGCGGGTACTTCTGGCACCTCCCCATCATCGAGGAGATCCTCGCTCGTCTCGCCGCGGGAGAGACCGAAGTCCAGTTGGAGAATCCCTGACCGAGATCACGCGTAACCAGCGCGTGGCATTGGGTGAGGAGCGGCCGCGATTTCCCCTGGAGTCGCGGTGCGCGCCCAAGGGATTCGCCGCCCCGCCGCTTGGCGCCCGGCGGCCGGCAGGTAAGCGATTGCCTAGCGGCGAAGAGATGCCGGCGGTCGCCCACCGGAGCTCGACCGGGGCGACGATACCACGGTGGAGGGAGCTGAAATCATGGGGAGACTGACAGCCGCGATTCTCGCAGTAGTGGCAGTGCTCGCGCTGTGGGCGGTCCCGGCGCTGGCGGGGGACATCGTGACCATGCCCACGGCCAACCAGGTCGGCGCGGGCCAGGTGGACCTGGCGCAGTACTACATCAAGTACGACTACCCGCCGGGCTTGCCCGGCCACGTTTACTTCACCACCATGTACGTCGGCGTGACCGATCGCGTGGAGATTGACGTATGGTACGCCGACCCCGACACCATGCCCAATGAGACCATCCTCAACGCCACCGCGCTGCTCCTGAGCGAGCGCAAGGGCGACTACGCGGACGTGGTGGTGGGGGTGCGCGACCTGGGCCAGGACCTCAGGCATCTGTTCGGCCCGGACTTCGAGCGCGGCGTGTTCGTGGCCGCCGCCAAGACCTTGAATCCGCCGGCCGGCCCGCCGACCGCCGCGAATTGCCCCATCTGGCGCCTGCACCTGGGTGCCGGTCAGGAGCTGGGCCTGGCCACCGACCTCAATCACCCCAATCGCGACAGCGTGTTTGGCGGCGTTCAGGCGCTGCTGACGCCGGCCGTGGGCGCCATCGCCCTGTGGGATGGAACCGACGATATCGTGGGTCTGACCTACACCCCCGACCCCGCCGGCCCGACCTATAAGGGCGGTGTCTTCGGCGACCACTGGTGGGTGGGGGTGAACTACACGTTCAACAAGTAGCTCGAACGCGCCCGGCGTCCGCCCCCCGTGTCGGGCAGTTGTCCGCGCCGCAGGCGGAGATCCCGTGCCGCTTGGGACTCCGCCTGCGGCGCCCTCGCTCCGGGCAGCCCCCACTCGCGCCCTGGAGGCGGCGCCGATCAAGCACCTGCGAACTTTGTCTCAATCGTCGCGCCGTTCCTGGAATAATAGCATCAACGGCCATGATCCCTCTTCGCTCGCACACGCCGCCGGCGCCGCAGTCCAAACGAGTCGCGGCCTCCCTTCGAGAACGCAGGCTGCGGCAGGGGTTCACCCTCGTCGAGCTGGCGGTCTTGCTGATCGTGATCGGCGTGATCGCCCTCATAATCATCCCCCAGGTGCTGGGGGCCGCACGGCGCTCCAACGAGAGCGCGCTGCGGGGTGACCTGGCGAACTTCCGCGTCGCCATCGAGCACTTCCACGCTGACTGCGGGGGCTTCCCGCCGCGCCTGGAGGACGTCTTCGCCTGGAGCGGGGAGCACGTCAGCTCCAGGTTCGACGGCTCCGGACGGGAGCTCGACCTGGCGTCCTATCGCGGGCCCTATCTGCGCACCGGCGACATGCTGGCGCCGCTCGACCCCTTCACCGGCAAGCGCGACTGGCGCTATGACGGCGCCTCCGGTGAGGTGCACTCCAACAGCGACGACACCGGTCGCGACGGCACGCCCTACTCCACGTGGTGACGGGTAGAGGCGTTTGCGCGACACCCCGGTGCAGCGTGGGCAAGTCCCGCCGTGCTCCCGCTGCTGGTGCTTCCGACGTTGGCGGCGATCCGCGCCCGCTTGCCCCGCGAGCGGACGGCTGGCGGGACTACTTCTTCGCGCCGGCGTCGGACGCGGGGGCGGGCTCGATCTTGACTCTCACCAGCTCGCGGCGGATCTGCGCGCCGGTGACGTCCCCCTCATGACGCCACAGCTCCTGGTTGTCCGCGTCGAAGATGATGGTGGTAGGGAACTTCGCCACCTTGTGCCGCGCGATCGAAGCCGGCGTCGTCATTGGGGTTACCAGGACTACCGACAAGGCGCCCCTGTAATCCGCCGCCAGCTGCGCCAGCATGTCTCGTTCGGCCCGTTCCTGGGCCTGGTCCTGGCGCGCCTGCGCGAGCTTCGCGGGGTCTTCCTCGTGCTCGTCCGGCCGGGGATGATAGGCGAAATACCCCAGCACCGGCAGCGCGAGGCGCAGCGCCCGCGACAAGTTGAGCGTGACCTTCCCGTCACCGGGCTCCGCGGCCGGTTCCTGTCCAAGCGCCTGCTGAGAATACCCCGCCACCTGCTCGTCCACCGCGCTGGTGGGGCCCCGGTGCCGGCTGCTTGCCGCCAGCACCAAGCTCACGACGACCAGGGCGCCGATCGCGATCCACCCGAGATACATCCTTTTCACCGG includes:
- a CDS encoding secondary thiamine-phosphate synthase enzyme YjbQ yields the protein MTHQFTVSTRARAQLVEITEQVASAVRESGAASGVVHVFVPHTTAGITINENADPAVGADLLAALERMAPDGARYSHGEGNSPAHVKASLMGCCQTVLFQDRALVLGAWQGIYLCEFDGPRTRRVAVNIHADAG
- a CDS encoding MFS transporter, which encodes MSEPNETAPSPDSAARLRTDLTLVLVSWGVFGACWFNAVQGAPYTAFAVRLGASPLVLGFLSAAAVLGVMGQVASSYFIERTGRRKLIFLTAGLLQRPLWILVGALPFLIPAGHGVWRLWGLLCLTLLSSTLGSIGSPAWVSWMAHVIPQRLRARFFGARFRLATVSGMITALVAGRVLDWNSSYATFFAVFGFAAVMGTIDIAMFLFVPRRYEARPSRPTPLLTILTVPWRDPAFRRYLYYAGSSAASYAIMGQFLTLYLLERVGLGKFYTNLYLLVIPLLLAAVLGTAIGRQISYYGNRPVLTVATLLAIPLPLMFGGAGHDSHLLLTAAAVLAGVVTGVVGVTEVNLLFAMTPETKRSAYLAGVALVAGLVGAAAPIVGGVIAQSLAGWQTTIGGFKVVNLHVVFLVSTVMRVIHLAVFVPQLPEPAARPPRELVANALRGSMEAAGDAMRRLRRR
- a CDS encoding prepilin-type N-terminal cleavage/methylation domain-containing protein codes for the protein MRRNRGFTLIELLVVIAIIAILAAILFPVFARAREAARKATCLSNVRQITLACLMYANDYDDCLPAADANQMSGQAHVLTRSPVAIAPLTAPLVDVTTDPGRVRDKLWGAYRGEFLGHYVYPTDAQYIGTPRHPIMGNPYAWGKWVLPDLLRPYMKNIQIFNCPTLSKKDPWQLCGFVVQAATVPIIPGVNKCMWDGCYTYACLHHDYGTLGSHYDLGDGCSGTWNQACGYEAHDIDGYTQPAGPSSWYPYRNINCGNYKWLFDRARVLGILPAGPSPTTDQYYRPYEYAPCSIQLGYFDDPAAKPLVWCDAISVHEGYSVAYGMTHQEPSTDPPGPNPALPWSTATNNVGLAPNIHTARPVGFVDGHAKYVNQTFYDYLRYLFRPNAEGDGDIRSF